In Dromiciops gliroides isolate mDroGli1 chromosome 4, mDroGli1.pri, whole genome shotgun sequence, one DNA window encodes the following:
- the TLR5 gene encoding toll-like receptor 5 encodes MGHLLTFLLGLVFEVTSVFGIPSCSADGQLAVYHFCKLTEVPQVPNTTIKLLLGFNNIMVVNATTFPLLEKLWLLELGAQFSPLTIEREAFKNLPNLKILDIGKNEIQFLHTDAFQGLPNLIELRLFGCGLSDSILKDGYFRNLNSLAVLNLSKNQIQSLHLHPSFGDLKSLESIDLSLNEISLICERDLELLQGKRFSLFSLASNGLYSRVSVNWKECMNPFKSMFFEVLDVSSNGWTVDIIREFCGAINGTKIYSLLLDHHVMGGGFGFHNIIEPDHDTFAALGMSSVIKMDISHGFIFSLNFHLFETLKELKLINLSYNKVNKIAKETFYGLDNLQILNLSYNLLGELYNSDFYGLPKVAYIDLQKNHIGVIQQQTFKHLKNLQTLDLRDNAIKTLSFLPRLSTAFLSGNKLVSLENSATVEFLELAENRLENLKDLYTLLQNPELKILILNKNRFSFCYHHYYGSSKNHTLEQLYLSENMLQLVWQAGSCWDVFKGLSHLKLLFLNNNYLNFLPPGVFNDLTALQILSLHGNRLTSLSPGVLPANLRVLLISHNHLLSPDPTIFASLKHLDITHNKYICECETRNFILWLNQTNVTMFGSPEDVYCTYPDSFSGVSLYSFSIEHCDEEKALQLINFSLFIFFTTTLILFLTAVVTFTKFRGLCFYLWHKMVQRLTFKYHPQGVEEDQYKYDAYLCFSTKDFEWVQNALLNRLDSRYNSENRFNLCFEERDFLPGEDRIDNIQDAIWSSRKTICIVTRHFLKDGWCIEAFNFAQSRYFSDLKNDLIMVVAGSLSQYQLMKYPPIRVFVQRQPYLRWPEDLQDVNWFLNKLSQCILTIKEEKKSNNIPLQTVATIS; translated from the coding sequence ATGGGTCACCTCCTTACATTTCTCTTGGGATTGGTATTTGAAGTCACTTCAGTGTTTGGAATTCCTTCTTGTTCAGCTGATGGACAACTCGCTGTATATCACTTTTGCAAACTTACCGAAGTCCCCCAAGTGCCAAATACCACTATAAAGCTGTTGTTAGGTTTTAACAACATCATGGTAGTTAATGCCACTACATTCCCTCTATTGGAGAAGCTTTGGTTGCTAGAGCTAGGAGCTCAGTTCTCTCCTCTGACCATTGAGAGAGAAGCTTTCAAAAACCTGCCCAACCTTAAAATCTTAGATATTGGCAAGAATGAAATTCAGTTTTTGCATACTGATGCTTTTCAAGGCTTGCCCAACTTGATTGAACTACGACTATTTGGCTGTGGTCTCTCAGATTCCATTCTAAAAGATGgttattttagaaatttaaattctttAGCTGTACTGAACCTATCTAAAAATCAAATCCAAAGTTTACACCTTCATCCTTCCTTTGGAGATCTGAAATCTTTGGAATCCATAGATTTGTCTCTAAATGAAATATCCCTGATATGTGAAAGAGATCTTGAGCTCCTCCAAGGGAAAAGATTCTCTTTGTTTAGTCTTGCTTCCAATGGCCTCTATAGCAGAGTCTCGGTCAACTGGAAAGAGTGCATGAATCCTTTCAAAAGTATGTTCTTTGAGGTTCTGGATGTCTCAAGCAATGGCTGGACGGTAGATATCATACGAGAATTTTGTGGCGCTATCAATGGAACCAAGATTTATTCTTTGCTTCTTGACCACCATGTCATGGGTGGAGGGTTTGGTTTTCATAACATAATTGAACCTGATCACGACACATTTGCTGCACTGGGCATGAGTTCAGTGATAAAAATGGATATTTCCCATGGCTTTATCTTCTCCCTGAACTTTCATCTATTCGAGACCCTCAAAGAGTTGAAACTTATAAACCTTTCATATAACAAGGTGAACAAGATTGCTAAAGAAACATTTTATGGCCTTGACAATCTCCAGATTCTCAATCTGTCCTATAACTTGCTGGGTGAACTCTACAATTCTGATTTTTATGGACTGCCTAAAGTTGCTTATATTGATCTTCAAAAAAATCATATTGGGGTGATTCAGCAGCAGACATTCAAACACTTGAAAAATTTACAAACTTTGGATCTTCGTGATAATGCTATTaaaactctttcttttcttcccagatTAAGTACTGCCTTCCTAAGTGGCAATAAATTAGTGAGTCTTGAAAACAGCGCAACTGTTGAATTCCTTGAGTTAGCAGAAAATAGGTTGGAAAATCTGAAGGATCTCTATACTCTTCTTCAGAATCCAGAACTAAAGattctcattttaaataaaaatcgaTTTTCCTTTTGTTACCACCACTATTATGGTTCTTCAAAGAACCATACCTTAGAGCAGCTTTATCTTTCAGAAAATATGCTGCAACTTGTCTGGCAAGCAGGATCATGTTGGGATGTgtttaagggactttcccatCTTAAACTTCTCTTCCTGAACAATAATTACCTTAATTTCCTTCCACCTGGTGTTTTCAATGATCTGACTGCATTACAGATCCTTAGCCTGCATGGTAACAGGCTGACATCTCTTTCTCCTGGTGTTCTACCTGCAAATTTAAGAGTCTTGCTTATTTCCCACAACCACCTGCTATCCCCTGACCCTACTATTTTTGCATCACTGAAACACCTAGATATAACCCACAACAAATATATCTGTGAGTGTGAAACCAGAAATTTTATCCTTTGGCTGAACCAAACCAATGTGACCATGTTTGGGTCCCCTGAGGATGTCTACTGCACATACCCTGACTCATTCTCTGGGGTCTCACTCTATTCATTTTCCATAGAGCACTGTGATGAAGAGAAAGCCCTACAACTTattaatttttcacttttcatcttCTTCACCACCACCTTGATTCTGTTCCTTACAGCAGTTGTGACATTCACAAAGTTCCGTGGGCTCTGTTTTTATCTCTGGCATAAGATGGTCCAGAGACTCACATTCAAATACCATCCTCAGGGGGTAGAAGAGGATCAGTACAAATATGATGCATATTTGTGCTTCAGTACCAAAGACTTTGAATGGGTCCAGAATGCACTCCTCAATCGCTTGGACTCCCGGTATAATTCTGAAAATAGATTTAACCTGTGTTTTGAGGAAAGGGACTTCCTCCCAGGAGAAGACCGCATTGACAACATCCAGGATGCCATTTGGAGCAGCAGGAAAACCATTTGCATTGTGACGAGGCATTTCCTCAAAGATGGCTGGTGCATTGAAGCCTTCAATTTTGCTCAGAGCAGATACTTCTCTGATCTTAAAAATGATCTCATCATGGTGGTAGCTGGATCCCTTTCCCAGTATCAACTGATGAAATACCCACCTATCCGAGTCTTCGTGCAGAGGCAACCATACCTGAGGTGGCCAGAGGACCTTCAGGATGTTAACTGGTTCTTAAATAAACTCTCTCAATGCATACTcaccataaaagaagaaaagaaatccaacAACATCCCCTTGCAAACTGTGGCAACCATATCCTAG